In one Drosophila gunungcola strain Sukarami chromosome 2R unlocalized genomic scaffold, Dgunungcola_SK_2 000011F, whole genome shotgun sequence genomic region, the following are encoded:
- the LOC128255397 gene encoding kazrin isoform X2, which produces MQINGQAAGPTMAASEPPEPPPRNPDRINASLHKLGESKIVKSLDSSVTTALKEKAASVNNNKPIRPLLSLDSSVSASTSSGAAGATGSGGGGAPAKPSPLVLASKRDLTPSNDSSSSPSSSNGSNQTLTPPMTADNQPLQQPSQHHQHRSPAYPGKGEVSAVAGVPVAQQQQQQQQLPNGIGSNSNSNSHCNSNSNTSGSSSSTCNSGTAMIHANNSNLIAAGHLAQAAGPAHNAPSSGSALNAEAAMKLREENERLNAELMRLRRLLELSTDGAVGGVDTTAEMEAVPSAEGSAARERIERLESELRSVKNQLLTMRLERKKLRTDKSDLLGQVKQLCASLQEKEQELRDFIRNYQERVRETETTNAKISGDRDRERFQLLKQARDEAERSLALAQQLSARDLQLQRLQEQLQEARRQLTGCLSDQESLHSFAPLTPPSAASGMLSQMAAASGMGGGLAAMRGTTEDSGRGNSLSAFSGSLSGGSGATAGDRNSCSNDSGLRNSSDRESTGGELNFSDGTCDNGPCITVDPDSISLVSSQNMYQFGTPKERSPTLSPLNSAAYSRSVEQLGSPVDPEGPGGGAISRKFASANKSGPLGTRNGRGGTWGSISRVFARSRNKSKALSADGVTEYADYSWNPLTEEGYAEKLRLLREASQLPIDRWRATQVLAWLEVALGMPQYSARCAENVKSGKVLLELNDVELEAGLGLAHPMHRKKLRLAIEEQRRPEMVRYPLITQLGHTWVATEWLPDIGLPQYAEPFVQSLVDARMLDTLSKKELEKFLGVTRKFHQASIVHGIHVLRIVKYDRQTLAMRRVQSETVDTDPIVWTNQRFIRWVRSIDLGEYADNLKDSGVHGGLVVLEPSFSGDTMATALGIPPSKNIIRRHLNTEFDALILPARATLGQGIRSGCGVVPLTGPGGLQHYATTDRRSSGNLRISAWKGSQSSLSKAFRFNSKPHRTGDRSSFGNSTSPTPSYSSSEGGGGIYATIGHQYPNPHTNPQQQHYHHFLPPPTTAPPPIPSAGGIYSHGPPPGHRVSAPPVGAILDGGLTDPQMLYEQSQRRRVKSISDIGASTSAGSVGACSLGGISASSESPE; this is translated from the exons ATGCAAATCAACGGTCAAGCTGCCGGACCCACCATGGCAGCCTCCGAGCCACCAGAGCCGCCGCCGCGCAATCCGGACCGCATAAACGCCTCGCTGCACAAACTGGGCGAATCC AAAATCGTGAAGTCCCTGGACAGTTCGGTGACGACAGCGCTGAAGGAGAAAGCCGCTTCCGTGAACAATAACAAGCCCATAAGACCGCTGCTATCGCTGGACAGCTCGGTGTCGGCTTCCACATCCTCGGGggcagcaggagcaacagGATCAGGGGGCGGAGGAGCACCTGCGAAGCCATCGCCCTTGGTCTTGGCCTCCAAACGAGACCTCACGCCCAGCAACGACAGCAGCTCATCGCCCTCCAGTTCGAATGGCAGCAACCAGACCCTCACCCCACCCATGACCGCTGATAATCAGCCGCTCCAGCAGCCGTcacagcaccaccagcaccggAGTCCCGCGTATCCTGGCAAAGGAGAAGTGTCAGCGGTGGCAGGAGTGCCTgtggcccagcagcagcagcagcagcagcaactgccgAATGGCatcggcagcaacagcaacagcaacagccactgcaacagcaacagcaacaccagcggcagcagcagcagcacttgCAACTCCGGCACAGCCATGATCCATGCGAATAACTCGAATTTAATTGCCGCCGGTCACTTGGCCCAGGCAGCTGGCCCCGCCCACAACGCCCCCTCCAGCGGCAGTGCACTCAATGCTG AAGCTGCCATGAAGCTGCGCGAGGAGAACGAACGACTCAATGCCGAACTGATGCGGCTGAGGCGACTCCTCGAGCTGTCCACAGACGGAGCTGTGGGTGGAGTGGACACCACTGCCGAAATGGAGGCAGTACCATCCGCCGAAGGATCGGCTGCCAGGGAGCGCATCGAGCGTCTGGAATCAGAGCTCAGGTCGGTGAAGAACCAGCTGCTGACCATGCGGCTGGAGCGCAAGAAACTGCGCACGGACAAGTCCGATCTCCTGGGCCAGGTGAAACAGCTGTGCGCCTCGCTGCAGGagaaggagcaggagctgcgCGACTTCATCCGTAACTATCAGGAGCGGGTCAGGGAAACGGAGACAacgaatgccaagatctccgGCGATCGGGATCGTGAGCGTTTCCAGCTGCTCAAGCAGGCCCGCGACGAAGCGGAGCGTTCGCTGGCCCTGGCCCAGCAGCTCTCGGCCAGGGATCTGCAGCTCCAGAGGctgcaggagcagctgcaggaGGCCCGCCGCCAGTTGACCGGGTGCCTCTCCGATCAGGAGAGCCTACACTCCTTTGCCCCCCTTACTCCTCCGTCGGCCGCCTCCGGAATGCTCAGCCAGATGGCAGCCGCCTCGGGAATGGGCGGTGGATTGGCCGCAATGCGGGGCACCACCGAGgacagtgggcgtggcaactCGCTGTCCGCCTTTAGCGGCAGCTTGAGCGGCGGATCGGGAGCCACAGCCGGTGATCGCAACTCGTGCTCGAACGACTCGGGCCTGAGGAACAGCAGCGATCGGGAGAGCACCGGCGGAGAACTGAACTTCAGCGATGGCACCTGCGACAACGGACCCTGCATCACCGTCGATCCAGATAGTATCTCGCTCGTTTCCAGCCAGAACATGTATCAAT TTGGCACACCCAAGGAACGCAGCCCCACATTGTCACCTCTCAATTCGGCTGCCTACTCAAG GTCAGTGGAGCAATTGGGGTCACCTGTGGACCCCGAAGGACCAGGTGGCGGAGCCATCAGTAGGAAATTCGCCAGCGCCAACAAGAGCGGACCACTTGGAACTCGAAATGGACGCGGCGGTACATGGGGAAGCATATCCCGGGTGTTTGCCCGCTCTCGGAATAAGAGCAAGGCACTGTCCGCAGATGGAGTGACTGAAT ATGCCGACTACTCGTGGAATCCGCTGACGGAGGAGGGCTACGCCGAGAAGCTGCGTCTGCTGCGGGAGGCCTCCCAGCTGCCCATCGACCGCTGGCGGGCCACCCAGGTGCTCGCCTGGCTGGAGGTGGCCTTGGGAATGCCCCAGTACAGCGCCAGGTGCGCCGAGAACGTAAAGAGCGGCAAGGTGCTGCTGGAGCTGAACGACGTGGAGCTGGAGGCGGGATTGGGTCTGGCCCATCCCATGCACCGCAAGAAACTGCGGCTGGCCATCGAGGAGCAGCGGCGTCCGGAGATGGTTCGCTACCCACTTATCACGCAGCTGGGCCACACCTGGGTGGCCACCGAGTGGCTGCCGGACATCGGACTTCCGCAGTACGCCGAGCCCTTCGTGCAGTCACTCGTCGACGCTCGAATGCTGGACACGCTCTCCAAGAAGGAACTCGAGAAGTTCCTGGGCGTGACGCGGAAGTTCCACCAGGCTAGCATTGTTCACG GCATTCACGTGTTGCGCATCGTGAAGTACGACCGCCAGACGCTGGCCATGCGGCGGGTGCAATCCGAGACGGTGGACACGGACCCCATTGTGTGGACGAACCAACGCTTCATCCGCTGGGTGCGATCCATCGACCTGGGCGAGTATGCGGACAACCTGAAGG ATAGCGGCGTGCACGGCGGCCTTGTCGTGCTGGAGCCATCGTTTTCTGGTGACACCATGGCCACCGCCTTGGGCATTCCTCCCTCGAAGAACATTATACGGCGACATCTCAACACGGAATTCGATGCCCTCATTTTGCCCGCACG AGCGACTCTGGGTCAGGGCATCCGTTCCGGTTGCGGCGTAGTGCCTCTAACGGGACCCGGCGGACTGCAGCACTATGCCACAACAGATCGCCGCTCGAGCGGCAACCTCAGG ATTTCGGCATGGAAAGGATCTCAG AGCTCCCTTTCTAAAGCCTTTCGGTTTAACAGCAAACCCCATCGCACCGGCGACCGCAGCTCCTTCGGGAACTCCACCTCCCCAACGCCTTCGTACAGCAGCAGCGAGGGTGGCGGAGGAATATACGCAACCATAGGCCACCAGTACCCGAATCCGCACACGAatccccagcagcagcactacCATCACTTCCTGCCGCCGCCGACGACGGCTCCGCCGCCGATTCCCTCGGCGGGTGGCATCTACAGTCACGGTCCGCCGCCGGGGCATCGGGTGAGCGCCCCGCCCGTCGGGGCCATCCTCGATGGCGGCCTGACCGACCCCCAGATGCTCTACGAGCAGAGTCAGCGGCGGCGCGTGAAGAGCATCAGCGACATTGGGGCATCGACGAGTGCGGGCAGCGTGGGGGCCTGCAGCCTGGGCGGGATTTCGGCCTCCTCGGAGTCACCCGAATAG
- the LOC128255397 gene encoding kazrin isoform X3, translating into MTADNQPLQQPSQHHQHRSPAYPGKGEVSAVAGVPVAQQQQQQQQLPNGIGSNSNSNSHCNSNSNTSGSSSSTCNSGTAMIHANNSNLIAAGHLAQAAGPAHNAPSSGSALNAVDKRNANLSEPDQDPPLKLNLNVNLNLNTNPSSSVALGHPQYPHSPTAAASAALLLLESCDGNRNDESRFSLHSAPRPEAAMKLREENERLNAELMRLRRLLELSTDGAVGGVDTTAEMEAVPSAEGSAARERIERLESELRSVKNQLLTMRLERKKLRTDKSDLLGQVKQLCASLQEKEQELRDFIRNYQERVRETETTNAKISGDRDRERFQLLKQARDEAERSLALAQQLSARDLQLQRLQEQLQEARRQLTGCLSDQESLHSFAPLTPPSAASGMLSQMAAASGMGGGLAAMRGTTEDSGRGNSLSAFSGSLSGGSGATAGDRNSCSNDSGLRNSSDRESTGGELNFSDGTCDNGPCITVDPDSISLVSSQNMYQFGTPKERSPTLSPLNSAAYSRSVEQLGSPVDPEGPGGGAISRKFASANKSGPLGTRNGRGGTWGSISRVFARSRNKSKALSADGVTEYADYSWNPLTEEGYAEKLRLLREASQLPIDRWRATQVLAWLEVALGMPQYSARCAENVKSGKVLLELNDVELEAGLGLAHPMHRKKLRLAIEEQRRPEMVRYPLITQLGHTWVATEWLPDIGLPQYAEPFVQSLVDARMLDTLSKKELEKFLGVTRKFHQASIVHGIHVLRIVKYDRQTLAMRRVQSETVDTDPIVWTNQRFIRWVRSIDLGEYADNLKDSGVHGGLVVLEPSFSGDTMATALGIPPSKNIIRRHLNTEFDALILPARATLGQGIRSGCGVVPLTGPGGLQHYATTDRRSSGNLRISAWKGSQSSLSKAFRFNSKPHRTGDRSSFGNSTSPTPSYSSSEGGGGIYATIGHQYPNPHTNPQQQHYHHFLPPPTTAPPPIPSAGGIYSHGPPPGHRVSAPPVGAILDGGLTDPQMLYEQSQRRRVKSISDIGASTSAGSVGACSLGGISASSESPE; encoded by the exons ATGACCGCTGATAATCAGCCGCTCCAGCAGCCGTcacagcaccaccagcaccggAGTCCCGCGTATCCTGGCAAAGGAGAAGTGTCAGCGGTGGCAGGAGTGCCTgtggcccagcagcagcagcagcagcagcaactgccgAATGGCatcggcagcaacagcaacagcaacagccactgcaacagcaacagcaacaccagcggcagcagcagcagcacttgCAACTCCGGCACAGCCATGATCCATGCGAATAACTCGAATTTAATTGCCGCCGGTCACTTGGCCCAGGCAGCTGGCCCCGCCCACAACGCCCCCTCCAGCGGCAGTGCACTCAATGCTG TCGACAAGCGAAATGCCAACTTATCGGAGCCGGATCAGGACCCGCCTTTGAAACTGAATCTAAAtgtgaatctgaatctgaatacGAATCCGAGCTCATCGGTGGCCCTGGGACACCCGCAATACCCGCACTCCCCCACAGCCGCCGCCTCGGCGGCCTTGCTCCTGCTGGAGTCCTGCGATGGCAATCGCAACGACGAGTCAAGGTTCAGCCTGCATTCCGCTCCCCGCCCAG AAGCTGCCATGAAGCTGCGCGAGGAGAACGAACGACTCAATGCCGAACTGATGCGGCTGAGGCGACTCCTCGAGCTGTCCACAGACGGAGCTGTGGGTGGAGTGGACACCACTGCCGAAATGGAGGCAGTACCATCCGCCGAAGGATCGGCTGCCAGGGAGCGCATCGAGCGTCTGGAATCAGAGCTCAGGTCGGTGAAGAACCAGCTGCTGACCATGCGGCTGGAGCGCAAGAAACTGCGCACGGACAAGTCCGATCTCCTGGGCCAGGTGAAACAGCTGTGCGCCTCGCTGCAGGagaaggagcaggagctgcgCGACTTCATCCGTAACTATCAGGAGCGGGTCAGGGAAACGGAGACAacgaatgccaagatctccgGCGATCGGGATCGTGAGCGTTTCCAGCTGCTCAAGCAGGCCCGCGACGAAGCGGAGCGTTCGCTGGCCCTGGCCCAGCAGCTCTCGGCCAGGGATCTGCAGCTCCAGAGGctgcaggagcagctgcaggaGGCCCGCCGCCAGTTGACCGGGTGCCTCTCCGATCAGGAGAGCCTACACTCCTTTGCCCCCCTTACTCCTCCGTCGGCCGCCTCCGGAATGCTCAGCCAGATGGCAGCCGCCTCGGGAATGGGCGGTGGATTGGCCGCAATGCGGGGCACCACCGAGgacagtgggcgtggcaactCGCTGTCCGCCTTTAGCGGCAGCTTGAGCGGCGGATCGGGAGCCACAGCCGGTGATCGCAACTCGTGCTCGAACGACTCGGGCCTGAGGAACAGCAGCGATCGGGAGAGCACCGGCGGAGAACTGAACTTCAGCGATGGCACCTGCGACAACGGACCCTGCATCACCGTCGATCCAGATAGTATCTCGCTCGTTTCCAGCCAGAACATGTATCAAT TTGGCACACCCAAGGAACGCAGCCCCACATTGTCACCTCTCAATTCGGCTGCCTACTCAAG GTCAGTGGAGCAATTGGGGTCACCTGTGGACCCCGAAGGACCAGGTGGCGGAGCCATCAGTAGGAAATTCGCCAGCGCCAACAAGAGCGGACCACTTGGAACTCGAAATGGACGCGGCGGTACATGGGGAAGCATATCCCGGGTGTTTGCCCGCTCTCGGAATAAGAGCAAGGCACTGTCCGCAGATGGAGTGACTGAAT ATGCCGACTACTCGTGGAATCCGCTGACGGAGGAGGGCTACGCCGAGAAGCTGCGTCTGCTGCGGGAGGCCTCCCAGCTGCCCATCGACCGCTGGCGGGCCACCCAGGTGCTCGCCTGGCTGGAGGTGGCCTTGGGAATGCCCCAGTACAGCGCCAGGTGCGCCGAGAACGTAAAGAGCGGCAAGGTGCTGCTGGAGCTGAACGACGTGGAGCTGGAGGCGGGATTGGGTCTGGCCCATCCCATGCACCGCAAGAAACTGCGGCTGGCCATCGAGGAGCAGCGGCGTCCGGAGATGGTTCGCTACCCACTTATCACGCAGCTGGGCCACACCTGGGTGGCCACCGAGTGGCTGCCGGACATCGGACTTCCGCAGTACGCCGAGCCCTTCGTGCAGTCACTCGTCGACGCTCGAATGCTGGACACGCTCTCCAAGAAGGAACTCGAGAAGTTCCTGGGCGTGACGCGGAAGTTCCACCAGGCTAGCATTGTTCACG GCATTCACGTGTTGCGCATCGTGAAGTACGACCGCCAGACGCTGGCCATGCGGCGGGTGCAATCCGAGACGGTGGACACGGACCCCATTGTGTGGACGAACCAACGCTTCATCCGCTGGGTGCGATCCATCGACCTGGGCGAGTATGCGGACAACCTGAAGG ATAGCGGCGTGCACGGCGGCCTTGTCGTGCTGGAGCCATCGTTTTCTGGTGACACCATGGCCACCGCCTTGGGCATTCCTCCCTCGAAGAACATTATACGGCGACATCTCAACACGGAATTCGATGCCCTCATTTTGCCCGCACG AGCGACTCTGGGTCAGGGCATCCGTTCCGGTTGCGGCGTAGTGCCTCTAACGGGACCCGGCGGACTGCAGCACTATGCCACAACAGATCGCCGCTCGAGCGGCAACCTCAGG ATTTCGGCATGGAAAGGATCTCAG AGCTCCCTTTCTAAAGCCTTTCGGTTTAACAGCAAACCCCATCGCACCGGCGACCGCAGCTCCTTCGGGAACTCCACCTCCCCAACGCCTTCGTACAGCAGCAGCGAGGGTGGCGGAGGAATATACGCAACCATAGGCCACCAGTACCCGAATCCGCACACGAatccccagcagcagcactacCATCACTTCCTGCCGCCGCCGACGACGGCTCCGCCGCCGATTCCCTCGGCGGGTGGCATCTACAGTCACGGTCCGCCGCCGGGGCATCGGGTGAGCGCCCCGCCCGTCGGGGCCATCCTCGATGGCGGCCTGACCGACCCCCAGATGCTCTACGAGCAGAGTCAGCGGCGGCGCGTGAAGAGCATCAGCGACATTGGGGCATCGACGAGTGCGGGCAGCGTGGGGGCCTGCAGCCTGGGCGGGATTTCGGCCTCCTCGGAGTCACCCGAATAG
- the LOC128255397 gene encoding kazrin isoform X1 — MQINGQAAGPTMAASEPPEPPPRNPDRINASLHKLGESKIVKSLDSSVTTALKEKAASVNNNKPIRPLLSLDSSVSASTSSGAAGATGSGGGGAPAKPSPLVLASKRDLTPSNDSSSSPSSSNGSNQTLTPPMTADNQPLQQPSQHHQHRSPAYPGKGEVSAVAGVPVAQQQQQQQQLPNGIGSNSNSNSHCNSNSNTSGSSSSTCNSGTAMIHANNSNLIAAGHLAQAAGPAHNAPSSGSALNAVDKRNANLSEPDQDPPLKLNLNVNLNLNTNPSSSVALGHPQYPHSPTAAASAALLLLESCDGNRNDESRFSLHSAPRPEAAMKLREENERLNAELMRLRRLLELSTDGAVGGVDTTAEMEAVPSAEGSAARERIERLESELRSVKNQLLTMRLERKKLRTDKSDLLGQVKQLCASLQEKEQELRDFIRNYQERVRETETTNAKISGDRDRERFQLLKQARDEAERSLALAQQLSARDLQLQRLQEQLQEARRQLTGCLSDQESLHSFAPLTPPSAASGMLSQMAAASGMGGGLAAMRGTTEDSGRGNSLSAFSGSLSGGSGATAGDRNSCSNDSGLRNSSDRESTGGELNFSDGTCDNGPCITVDPDSISLVSSQNMYQFGTPKERSPTLSPLNSAAYSRSVEQLGSPVDPEGPGGGAISRKFASANKSGPLGTRNGRGGTWGSISRVFARSRNKSKALSADGVTEYADYSWNPLTEEGYAEKLRLLREASQLPIDRWRATQVLAWLEVALGMPQYSARCAENVKSGKVLLELNDVELEAGLGLAHPMHRKKLRLAIEEQRRPEMVRYPLITQLGHTWVATEWLPDIGLPQYAEPFVQSLVDARMLDTLSKKELEKFLGVTRKFHQASIVHGIHVLRIVKYDRQTLAMRRVQSETVDTDPIVWTNQRFIRWVRSIDLGEYADNLKDSGVHGGLVVLEPSFSGDTMATALGIPPSKNIIRRHLNTEFDALILPARATLGQGIRSGCGVVPLTGPGGLQHYATTDRRSSGNLRISAWKGSQSSLSKAFRFNSKPHRTGDRSSFGNSTSPTPSYSSSEGGGGIYATIGHQYPNPHTNPQQQHYHHFLPPPTTAPPPIPSAGGIYSHGPPPGHRVSAPPVGAILDGGLTDPQMLYEQSQRRRVKSISDIGASTSAGSVGACSLGGISASSESPE, encoded by the exons ATGCAAATCAACGGTCAAGCTGCCGGACCCACCATGGCAGCCTCCGAGCCACCAGAGCCGCCGCCGCGCAATCCGGACCGCATAAACGCCTCGCTGCACAAACTGGGCGAATCC AAAATCGTGAAGTCCCTGGACAGTTCGGTGACGACAGCGCTGAAGGAGAAAGCCGCTTCCGTGAACAATAACAAGCCCATAAGACCGCTGCTATCGCTGGACAGCTCGGTGTCGGCTTCCACATCCTCGGGggcagcaggagcaacagGATCAGGGGGCGGAGGAGCACCTGCGAAGCCATCGCCCTTGGTCTTGGCCTCCAAACGAGACCTCACGCCCAGCAACGACAGCAGCTCATCGCCCTCCAGTTCGAATGGCAGCAACCAGACCCTCACCCCACCCATGACCGCTGATAATCAGCCGCTCCAGCAGCCGTcacagcaccaccagcaccggAGTCCCGCGTATCCTGGCAAAGGAGAAGTGTCAGCGGTGGCAGGAGTGCCTgtggcccagcagcagcagcagcagcagcaactgccgAATGGCatcggcagcaacagcaacagcaacagccactgcaacagcaacagcaacaccagcggcagcagcagcagcacttgCAACTCCGGCACAGCCATGATCCATGCGAATAACTCGAATTTAATTGCCGCCGGTCACTTGGCCCAGGCAGCTGGCCCCGCCCACAACGCCCCCTCCAGCGGCAGTGCACTCAATGCTG TCGACAAGCGAAATGCCAACTTATCGGAGCCGGATCAGGACCCGCCTTTGAAACTGAATCTAAAtgtgaatctgaatctgaatacGAATCCGAGCTCATCGGTGGCCCTGGGACACCCGCAATACCCGCACTCCCCCACAGCCGCCGCCTCGGCGGCCTTGCTCCTGCTGGAGTCCTGCGATGGCAATCGCAACGACGAGTCAAGGTTCAGCCTGCATTCCGCTCCCCGCCCAG AAGCTGCCATGAAGCTGCGCGAGGAGAACGAACGACTCAATGCCGAACTGATGCGGCTGAGGCGACTCCTCGAGCTGTCCACAGACGGAGCTGTGGGTGGAGTGGACACCACTGCCGAAATGGAGGCAGTACCATCCGCCGAAGGATCGGCTGCCAGGGAGCGCATCGAGCGTCTGGAATCAGAGCTCAGGTCGGTGAAGAACCAGCTGCTGACCATGCGGCTGGAGCGCAAGAAACTGCGCACGGACAAGTCCGATCTCCTGGGCCAGGTGAAACAGCTGTGCGCCTCGCTGCAGGagaaggagcaggagctgcgCGACTTCATCCGTAACTATCAGGAGCGGGTCAGGGAAACGGAGACAacgaatgccaagatctccgGCGATCGGGATCGTGAGCGTTTCCAGCTGCTCAAGCAGGCCCGCGACGAAGCGGAGCGTTCGCTGGCCCTGGCCCAGCAGCTCTCGGCCAGGGATCTGCAGCTCCAGAGGctgcaggagcagctgcaggaGGCCCGCCGCCAGTTGACCGGGTGCCTCTCCGATCAGGAGAGCCTACACTCCTTTGCCCCCCTTACTCCTCCGTCGGCCGCCTCCGGAATGCTCAGCCAGATGGCAGCCGCCTCGGGAATGGGCGGTGGATTGGCCGCAATGCGGGGCACCACCGAGgacagtgggcgtggcaactCGCTGTCCGCCTTTAGCGGCAGCTTGAGCGGCGGATCGGGAGCCACAGCCGGTGATCGCAACTCGTGCTCGAACGACTCGGGCCTGAGGAACAGCAGCGATCGGGAGAGCACCGGCGGAGAACTGAACTTCAGCGATGGCACCTGCGACAACGGACCCTGCATCACCGTCGATCCAGATAGTATCTCGCTCGTTTCCAGCCAGAACATGTATCAAT TTGGCACACCCAAGGAACGCAGCCCCACATTGTCACCTCTCAATTCGGCTGCCTACTCAAG GTCAGTGGAGCAATTGGGGTCACCTGTGGACCCCGAAGGACCAGGTGGCGGAGCCATCAGTAGGAAATTCGCCAGCGCCAACAAGAGCGGACCACTTGGAACTCGAAATGGACGCGGCGGTACATGGGGAAGCATATCCCGGGTGTTTGCCCGCTCTCGGAATAAGAGCAAGGCACTGTCCGCAGATGGAGTGACTGAAT ATGCCGACTACTCGTGGAATCCGCTGACGGAGGAGGGCTACGCCGAGAAGCTGCGTCTGCTGCGGGAGGCCTCCCAGCTGCCCATCGACCGCTGGCGGGCCACCCAGGTGCTCGCCTGGCTGGAGGTGGCCTTGGGAATGCCCCAGTACAGCGCCAGGTGCGCCGAGAACGTAAAGAGCGGCAAGGTGCTGCTGGAGCTGAACGACGTGGAGCTGGAGGCGGGATTGGGTCTGGCCCATCCCATGCACCGCAAGAAACTGCGGCTGGCCATCGAGGAGCAGCGGCGTCCGGAGATGGTTCGCTACCCACTTATCACGCAGCTGGGCCACACCTGGGTGGCCACCGAGTGGCTGCCGGACATCGGACTTCCGCAGTACGCCGAGCCCTTCGTGCAGTCACTCGTCGACGCTCGAATGCTGGACACGCTCTCCAAGAAGGAACTCGAGAAGTTCCTGGGCGTGACGCGGAAGTTCCACCAGGCTAGCATTGTTCACG GCATTCACGTGTTGCGCATCGTGAAGTACGACCGCCAGACGCTGGCCATGCGGCGGGTGCAATCCGAGACGGTGGACACGGACCCCATTGTGTGGACGAACCAACGCTTCATCCGCTGGGTGCGATCCATCGACCTGGGCGAGTATGCGGACAACCTGAAGG ATAGCGGCGTGCACGGCGGCCTTGTCGTGCTGGAGCCATCGTTTTCTGGTGACACCATGGCCACCGCCTTGGGCATTCCTCCCTCGAAGAACATTATACGGCGACATCTCAACACGGAATTCGATGCCCTCATTTTGCCCGCACG AGCGACTCTGGGTCAGGGCATCCGTTCCGGTTGCGGCGTAGTGCCTCTAACGGGACCCGGCGGACTGCAGCACTATGCCACAACAGATCGCCGCTCGAGCGGCAACCTCAGG ATTTCGGCATGGAAAGGATCTCAG AGCTCCCTTTCTAAAGCCTTTCGGTTTAACAGCAAACCCCATCGCACCGGCGACCGCAGCTCCTTCGGGAACTCCACCTCCCCAACGCCTTCGTACAGCAGCAGCGAGGGTGGCGGAGGAATATACGCAACCATAGGCCACCAGTACCCGAATCCGCACACGAatccccagcagcagcactacCATCACTTCCTGCCGCCGCCGACGACGGCTCCGCCGCCGATTCCCTCGGCGGGTGGCATCTACAGTCACGGTCCGCCGCCGGGGCATCGGGTGAGCGCCCCGCCCGTCGGGGCCATCCTCGATGGCGGCCTGACCGACCCCCAGATGCTCTACGAGCAGAGTCAGCGGCGGCGCGTGAAGAGCATCAGCGACATTGGGGCATCGACGAGTGCGGGCAGCGTGGGGGCCTGCAGCCTGGGCGGGATTTCGGCCTCCTCGGAGTCACCCGAATAG